The following are encoded together in the Nocardioides okcheonensis genome:
- a CDS encoding glycosyltransferase 87 family protein, translated as MQGEWPAAGVSSVRRRRGVPWVWWGLAAVLTTVSALTKLPCLRGGADTDRLATTQCYSDIPLFYVGRGLAADFGWFGHLLPGYRDLEYPPVVNLFIEASAHLTHLVRGIPQSELRDRRMLTEAGTYDLPGMAAEERTFFLLSCAGLLVAVLVALAAAWRAGWTVGDRLSWVAVAPLVVLTVTLNWDVVALAFAVLALVAWQRRQPALLGTWVALGTAAKLFPLVLLAAAVILLARPGSRRALAPVLTSFVVVTALANAPLLLSDRDAWSEFWTSNADRPSYFGSAWLALRMVGHPVGAETLSLVLAAGMLLTWLALAALTWTRRIEPTLAELSLVFLLVFFALGKVYSPQYSLWVVLGLLVVTRSHRLVLLVAAAETWHYVATWLYIRGMTTPEQGIDRTYWSSIALRLAAEGLVVVLVLLRARRRAAEARGASPAPEPPTATDPVSRAR; from the coding sequence ATGCAGGGGGAGTGGCCGGCGGCCGGGGTGAGCAGCGTGCGACGTCGTCGTGGCGTGCCGTGGGTGTGGTGGGGGCTGGCAGCGGTCCTGACCACGGTCTCGGCGCTCACGAAGCTGCCGTGCCTGCGCGGCGGCGCCGACACCGACCGCCTCGCGACGACCCAGTGCTACAGCGACATCCCGCTCTTCTACGTCGGGCGCGGCCTCGCCGCCGACTTCGGATGGTTCGGCCACCTGCTTCCCGGCTACCGCGACCTCGAGTACCCGCCCGTCGTCAACCTCTTCATCGAGGCGAGCGCGCACCTGACCCACCTGGTGCGCGGGATCCCGCAGTCCGAGCTCCGCGACCGCCGGATGCTGACGGAGGCGGGCACCTACGACCTGCCGGGCATGGCCGCGGAGGAGCGCACGTTCTTCCTCCTCAGCTGCGCGGGCCTGCTCGTCGCGGTGCTCGTCGCGCTGGCGGCGGCCTGGCGGGCCGGCTGGACGGTCGGCGACCGGCTGTCGTGGGTGGCGGTCGCGCCCCTCGTGGTGCTCACCGTGACGCTCAACTGGGACGTCGTCGCCCTGGCGTTCGCCGTGCTCGCACTCGTGGCCTGGCAACGCCGACAGCCCGCGCTCCTCGGGACGTGGGTGGCCCTCGGGACGGCCGCCAAGCTTTTCCCGCTCGTCCTGCTGGCAGCGGCCGTCATCCTGCTCGCGCGCCCCGGCTCGCGTCGGGCCCTCGCGCCGGTCCTCACGTCGTTCGTCGTCGTCACCGCCCTGGCGAACGCGCCGCTGCTCCTCTCCGACCGTGACGCCTGGAGCGAGTTCTGGACGAGCAACGCCGACCGGCCCTCCTACTTCGGCTCGGCGTGGCTCGCGCTGCGCATGGTCGGCCACCCGGTGGGGGCGGAGACGCTGAGCCTGGTGCTCGCGGCCGGGATGCTCCTCACGTGGCTGGCACTCGCCGCGCTGACGTGGACCCGACGGATCGAGCCGACGCTGGCCGAGCTGTCGCTGGTGTTCCTGCTCGTCTTCTTCGCCCTCGGCAAGGTCTACTCGCCGCAGTACTCGCTCTGGGTGGTCCTCGGTCTCCTGGTCGTCACCAGGTCCCACCGGCTGGTGCTGCTGGTGGCGGCGGCCGAGACCTGGCACTACGTGGCGACGTGGCTCTACATCCGGGGGATGACCACGCCCGAGCAGGGCATCGACCGGACCTACTGGTCCTCGATCGCGCTGCGGCTCGCCGCCGAGGGCCTGGTCGTCGTCCTCGTCCTCCTGCGCGCGCGCCGGCGGGCGGCCGAGGCGCGCGGCGCCTCGCCCGCGCCGGAGCCACCGACCGCGACCGATCCGGTCAGCCGCGCTCGGTGA
- a CDS encoding acyltransferase — MTVLGRLVEAPPSLRWHRSSLVSRTLYRRAFGSFGEGSVIVRPHIIRRPQQMHIGSGCAIFEDVWLQCEHDQSRITIGDRANFGRCVEIASTDPITLGDDCVVAFGALITSGDHDRADRHQVRATGPITIGNGVFIGQGAIVLGGVTIGDGASVGANAVVTRDVAPGQTVVGVPARPVGG, encoded by the coding sequence GTGACGGTTCTCGGACGCCTGGTGGAAGCGCCGCCCTCCCTGCGGTGGCACCGCAGCAGCCTTGTGTCGCGCACCCTCTACCGACGAGCCTTCGGCAGCTTCGGCGAGGGGAGCGTCATCGTCCGGCCGCACATCATCCGGCGACCGCAGCAGATGCACATCGGCTCCGGGTGCGCCATCTTCGAGGACGTCTGGCTCCAGTGCGAGCACGACCAGAGCCGGATCACCATCGGCGACCGCGCCAACTTCGGTCGCTGCGTCGAGATCGCCTCGACGGACCCGATCACCCTCGGGGACGACTGCGTCGTCGCCTTCGGCGCCCTCATCACCTCGGGCGACCACGACCGCGCGGACCGGCACCAGGTCCGCGCGACCGGGCCCATCACGATCGGCAACGGCGTCTTCATCGGACAGGGCGCCATCGTCCTGGGCGGGGTGACGATCGGGGACGGGGCGTCCGTCGGCGCCAACGCGGTCGTCACCCGCGACGTCGCGCCGGGCCAGACCGTGGTGGGCGTGCCGGCGCGGCCGGTCGGCGGCTGA
- a CDS encoding glycosyltransferase family 2 protein — protein MSVPVCSVVIPTYDAAHLIGQQLEALATQVDAPPFEVVVADNRSTDDLAGAVAAWDDRLDVRLVDASRAQGVSVARNVGIEHARTDRILICDADDVVSPGWVRTMSDGLDDHPLVSGPVETSRLSGRSAAWVPIDERTAGLFETWEGRTYGIGGNVGLRRGVWAAVGGFDEDYPAGAEEIDFAWRAADLGHTFAYLPDALVHYRIRTDLRGVLRQQYNSGRGTATLYAKFRPAEVVPKSVPRRIHHELLLLKGFPWRGTADQRRMWLTVMAFEAGKLVEARRLGSPAP, from the coding sequence GTGAGCGTGCCCGTCTGCTCGGTCGTCATCCCGACCTACGACGCCGCGCACCTCATCGGCCAGCAGCTGGAGGCCCTGGCCACGCAGGTCGACGCGCCGCCGTTCGAGGTCGTCGTGGCCGACAACCGCTCCACGGACGACCTCGCGGGAGCCGTGGCGGCGTGGGACGACCGCCTGGACGTCCGGCTCGTCGACGCCTCGCGCGCCCAGGGGGTGTCGGTGGCCCGCAACGTCGGGATCGAGCACGCCCGGACCGACCGGATCCTGATCTGCGACGCCGACGACGTGGTCAGCCCCGGGTGGGTGCGGACCATGTCCGACGGTCTCGACGACCACCCGCTCGTCAGCGGACCGGTCGAGACCTCGCGCCTGTCGGGACGCTCCGCTGCCTGGGTGCCGATCGACGAGCGCACCGCGGGCCTCTTCGAGACCTGGGAGGGCCGGACCTACGGGATCGGTGGCAACGTGGGGCTCCGGCGAGGAGTCTGGGCGGCCGTCGGGGGGTTCGACGAGGACTACCCCGCCGGCGCCGAGGAGATCGACTTCGCCTGGCGGGCCGCCGACCTCGGCCACACCTTCGCCTACCTCCCCGACGCCCTCGTGCACTACCGGATCCGCACCGACCTGCGTGGCGTCCTGCGCCAGCAGTACAACTCGGGACGCGGCACCGCGACCCTCTACGCGAAGTTCCGCCCCGCCGAGGTCGTGCCCAAGTCCGTGCCCCGCCGGATCCACCACGAGCTGCTCCTGCTCAAGGGCTTCCCCTGGCGCGGCACCGCCGACCAGCGCCGGATGTGGCTGACGGTGATGGCCTTCGAGGCGGGCAAGCTCGTCGAGGCGCGGCGCCTGGGCAGTCCGGCCCCGTGA
- a CDS encoding glycosyltransferase 87 family protein, with product MDAARTARRLPGRGLALPLALVLAALWAVRHMVSDWRLAADADVGPAGDIAVYIGAIDALDRGEALYEFTLDGGRYGFTYPPFAAIVLRPLTWLDPRTTGLLWLTLCIAVAVALVGLVVSSRPWPVAVAARLAVLGLAVGAFLGSAQVQSDLVTGQVNLVLAALVVLDIGRYVPDRARGALVGLAAAVKLTPMVAWGWFAVTRQWRALATSVATFAVCGVLAAVVMPSETRTFWTQAVFETERVGDVELRFNSSVMGVLARSGVDGTARTVLWLAVGGVVVLAAYWHAQRARRAGDHVAAAVLIGCAAVVATPVAWPHHQIWLPLAGIVLATREQWLPRVAGLLVVGFAYLHTPVIRWSDAHGAGWLLDNVDAAMLLGVCLAGLAPGRPAAQAGAETSRATTSIGSS from the coding sequence GTGGACGCGGCACGGACGGCACGGCGCCTGCCCGGGAGAGGTCTGGCGCTGCCGCTCGCGCTGGTCCTCGCGGCGCTGTGGGCGGTACGCCACATGGTCAGCGACTGGAGGCTCGCCGCCGACGCGGACGTGGGACCCGCGGGTGACATCGCCGTCTACATCGGCGCGATCGACGCCCTCGACCGCGGCGAGGCGCTGTACGAGTTCACCCTGGACGGCGGACGGTACGGCTTCACCTACCCGCCGTTCGCAGCGATCGTGCTGCGCCCGCTGACCTGGCTCGACCCCCGGACGACCGGCCTGCTCTGGCTGACCCTCTGCATCGCCGTGGCGGTCGCGCTGGTGGGGCTCGTCGTCTCGTCCCGCCCGTGGCCGGTCGCGGTCGCGGCGAGGCTGGCGGTGCTCGGCTTGGCGGTCGGGGCCTTCCTCGGGTCGGCGCAGGTCCAGAGCGACCTCGTCACGGGGCAGGTCAACCTGGTGCTGGCCGCGCTGGTCGTCCTCGACATCGGCCGCTACGTGCCCGACCGGGCGCGGGGTGCGCTCGTCGGGCTCGCCGCGGCGGTCAAGCTCACCCCGATGGTGGCCTGGGGATGGTTCGCCGTCACGCGGCAGTGGCGTGCCCTCGCCACCTCCGTGGCGACCTTCGCGGTGTGCGGCGTGCTCGCCGCCGTCGTGATGCCGTCCGAGACGCGGACGTTCTGGACGCAGGCCGTCTTCGAGACCGAGCGCGTCGGCGACGTCGAGCTGCGCTTCAACAGCTCCGTGATGGGGGTCCTCGCGCGGTCGGGCGTCGACGGGACGGCACGCACGGTGCTGTGGCTCGCCGTCGGCGGCGTGGTGGTGCTCGCCGCCTACTGGCACGCGCAGCGGGCCCGGCGCGCGGGTGACCACGTCGCCGCGGCCGTGCTCATCGGGTGCGCCGCGGTGGTCGCCACCCCGGTGGCGTGGCCGCACCACCAGATCTGGCTCCCGCTCGCGGGGATCGTGCTCGCCACGCGTGAGCAGTGGCTGCCGCGCGTCGCCGGGCTGCTGGTCGTCGGCTTCGCCTACCTCCACACGCCGGTGATCCGCTGGTCGGACGCCCACGGGGCGGGCTGGCTCCTCGACAACGTCGACGCCGCGATGCTCCTCGGCGTCTGCCTGGCCGGGCTCGCGCCCGGGAGGCCCGCCGCTCAGGCGGGCGCCGAGACCTCGCGCGCGACGACCTCCATCGGGTCGTCGTAG
- a CDS encoding glycosyltransferase has protein sequence MIRIMAPDLPSPSGGIKVIYRYVEHLCALGHDARVWHGTLGFAYESWGSTAPVDTGTELDFAAGDVLVMPETGGSKWSFLSQGEPVVMLCQGMDFVFSDSDFLTDVPGAYPGWPQATAALTVSDAIHTFLERACHDGFPLHDVPVQIEDWFEPRPKERRIALMPRRRREDLLGAVQLVRRSGRLDGWEIVLIDGMTQQQVAEELGRAAIFLFGAEREGVGLPGAEAMASGCYVVGFTGDGAKEYMLPEHASVIADSDVVDMCDRTLEAMDWFDHDRATFDARAEAGRAWVRSRHSAELVRSRLDEAFAAITAEGSPSLLPHAVRMQHYQAHAPRYGAAGRAYVSARRLARRTADRITERG, from the coding sequence GTGATCCGGATCATGGCGCCCGACCTGCCCTCGCCGAGCGGTGGCATCAAGGTGATCTACCGCTACGTCGAGCACCTGTGCGCGCTCGGGCACGACGCGCGGGTCTGGCACGGCACGCTGGGCTTCGCCTACGAGTCGTGGGGATCGACCGCCCCGGTCGACACCGGGACCGAGCTCGACTTCGCGGCCGGGGACGTGCTGGTGATGCCGGAGACGGGCGGCTCGAAGTGGAGCTTCCTGTCGCAGGGGGAGCCGGTCGTGATGCTGTGCCAGGGCATGGACTTCGTGTTCTCCGACAGCGACTTCCTCACCGACGTGCCCGGCGCCTATCCCGGCTGGCCGCAGGCCACCGCCGCCCTCACCGTCTCGGACGCGATCCACACCTTCCTCGAGCGCGCCTGCCACGACGGCTTCCCGCTCCACGACGTGCCGGTCCAGATCGAGGACTGGTTCGAGCCCCGTCCCAAGGAGCGCCGGATCGCGCTGATGCCGCGCCGGCGACGCGAGGACCTGCTCGGCGCGGTCCAGCTCGTGCGCCGCTCGGGTCGTCTCGACGGGTGGGAGATCGTGCTCATCGACGGCATGACGCAGCAGCAGGTGGCCGAGGAGCTCGGCCGGGCCGCGATCTTCCTGTTCGGCGCCGAGCGGGAGGGGGTCGGGCTGCCGGGCGCCGAGGCGATGGCGTCGGGCTGCTACGTCGTCGGGTTCACCGGCGACGGCGCCAAGGAGTACATGCTCCCGGAGCACGCGTCGGTGATCGCCGACTCCGACGTCGTCGACATGTGCGACCGGACCCTGGAGGCGATGGACTGGTTCGACCACGACCGCGCGACCTTCGACGCCCGAGCCGAGGCAGGACGCGCGTGGGTGCGGTCGCGCCACAGCGCCGAGCTCGTCCGCTCGCGGCTCGACGAGGCGTTCGCCGCCATCACCGCCGAGGGCTCGCCGTCGCTGCTGCCCCACGCGGTGCGGATGCAGCACTACCAGGCGCACGCGCCTCGCTACGGCGCCGCCGGACGGGCGTACGTCTCCGCGAGGCGCCTGGCGCGACGCACGGCCGACAGGATCACCGAGCGCGGCTGA
- a CDS encoding ABC transporter ATP-binding protein has product MLNLRGGPVERAARLLGIPPGTGELVTDETRRKLLLSGGGSIVLSLLDTLGVVAMLPMMQYITDQDRDSGALGVVNRLLGEPGDRVLVGVLALIIVGAFVVKDLFALVFRWWQLGFMAHNQVAIQARLLEGYLTGPYAWHLTKNTSDKLWTVSGAVGLGYTSGLTATLGFFTEVLTIGFIFVSLLFVSPVATLAALVYFGLAGLVVQRVIRPRILQASQRNLEASQAVSKSSLQALTAVKEIKLRQAHGPFVATFTEASDMGARAGATASWLSEVPKYFLEMVFIVGVGLLAIGASSTSSSGESLTLIGIFTAAGTRILPSAVRLINALAGIRFARAPLAHVVQENRALQDERNAEAAARVTDVVPTGDVEVRGLTFAYADQPEDHVLRGVDLDVPQGRTIAIVGSSGAGKSTFVDILLGLHRPAAGSITAGGTSIFDNLPDWQRQLAVVPQDVTLLDETLRANIAFDEEVDEARLDEALERAQLSDLVRSLPLGLDTEVGERGVRLSGGQRQRIGIARALYRRPRLLVLDEATSALDNETERRLTETIEGLKGTMTIVIVAHRLSTVRHSDRLVFMSQGRVATVGTFDEVAADNAEFARLVELGQLTPTTAGAQADA; this is encoded by the coding sequence GTGCTGAACCTCCGTGGCGGCCCCGTCGAGCGCGCGGCACGCCTGCTCGGCATCCCGCCCGGGACCGGCGAGCTGGTCACCGACGAGACCCGGCGCAAGCTGCTGCTCTCCGGCGGCGGCTCCATCGTGCTCTCGCTCCTCGACACCCTCGGCGTCGTGGCGATGCTGCCGATGATGCAGTACATCACCGACCAGGACCGGGACTCCGGAGCGCTCGGCGTCGTCAACCGCCTGCTCGGCGAGCCGGGCGACCGCGTCCTGGTGGGAGTCCTCGCGCTGATCATCGTCGGGGCGTTCGTGGTCAAGGACCTCTTCGCGCTGGTGTTCCGGTGGTGGCAGCTCGGCTTCATGGCGCACAACCAGGTCGCCATCCAGGCCAGGCTGCTCGAGGGCTACCTGACCGGGCCCTACGCCTGGCACCTCACCAAGAACACCTCCGACAAGCTCTGGACCGTCAGCGGTGCGGTCGGGCTCGGCTACACGAGCGGGCTCACCGCCACCCTCGGCTTCTTCACCGAGGTGCTCACCATCGGCTTCATCTTCGTGTCGCTGCTGTTCGTGTCGCCCGTGGCCACGCTCGCGGCGCTCGTCTACTTCGGCCTGGCCGGCCTCGTCGTCCAGCGCGTGATCCGGCCGCGCATCCTGCAGGCCAGCCAGCGCAACCTCGAGGCCTCGCAGGCGGTGTCGAAGTCGTCGCTCCAGGCGCTGACCGCCGTCAAGGAGATCAAGCTCAGGCAGGCGCACGGGCCCTTCGTCGCCACCTTCACCGAGGCGAGCGACATGGGGGCGCGGGCCGGCGCGACCGCGTCGTGGCTCTCGGAGGTCCCGAAGTACTTCCTCGAGATGGTCTTCATCGTCGGCGTCGGACTGCTCGCCATCGGCGCGTCCTCGACCAGCTCGTCCGGGGAGAGCCTCACCCTGATCGGCATCTTCACCGCCGCCGGCACGCGCATCCTGCCCAGCGCCGTGCGCCTGATCAACGCCCTCGCCGGCATCCGGTTCGCCCGCGCCCCGCTCGCCCACGTCGTCCAGGAGAACCGGGCGCTCCAGGACGAGCGCAACGCCGAGGCGGCCGCGCGGGTCACCGACGTCGTTCCCACCGGCGACGTCGAGGTCCGCGGCCTGACCTTCGCCTACGCCGACCAGCCCGAGGACCACGTGCTGCGCGGCGTCGACCTCGACGTCCCGCAGGGACGCACCATCGCCATCGTCGGCTCCAGCGGCGCCGGCAAGTCGACCTTCGTCGACATCCTGCTCGGGCTGCACCGCCCGGCCGCGGGGTCGATCACCGCCGGCGGCACCAGCATCTTCGACAACCTGCCCGACTGGCAGCGCCAGCTCGCCGTCGTGCCGCAGGACGTGACGCTCCTCGACGAGACGCTGCGCGCCAACATCGCCTTCGACGAGGAGGTCGACGAGGCCCGGCTCGACGAGGCCCTCGAGCGCGCCCAGCTCAGCGACCTCGTGCGCTCGCTCCCCCTCGGCCTCGACACCGAGGTCGGCGAGCGGGGCGTCCGCCTCTCGGGCGGCCAGCGCCAGCGGATCGGCATCGCCCGGGCGCTCTACCGTCGTCCGCGGCTGCTCGTGCTCGACGAGGCCACCTCCGCGCTGGACAACGAGACCGAGCGCCGGCTCACCGAGACCATCGAGGGCCTGAAGGGCACGATGACCATCGTCATCGTGGCCCACCGGCTCTCGACCGTCCGGCACAGCGACCGGCTGGTCTTCATGTCGCAGGGGAGGGTCGCGACCGTCGGCACCTTCGACGAGGTCGCCGCGGACAACGCCGAGTTCGCGCGACTGGTGGAGCTCGGCCAGCTCACCCCGACGACGGCCGGCGCGCAGGCGGACGCGTGA
- a CDS encoding glycosyltransferase family protein: MRVLLVSPRFHGYHAAISSSLAERGHVVTTHLYDDHGGIAGRSWHQLRHQLPHKLGAGRLRTLAREQTARAVAAVGRARPQAVVVVKGDTLDDDFWDALAGLPRATWLYDEVRRTRWTPERLAAAGPLLSYSAQDTDDLVARGLPARHLPLAFDHRLVPEPTTLRTPQVTFVGARYASREAVLTLLHDRDVPVRAYGRDWSGHPVDRLRTWRIGAPPVPSERDLDRAHAYDVMAASAATLNLHGDQDGFTMRTFEAAGVGGVELVDRDDVVDLYEPGTEVLTWTTGEELVELCRRVQRDRDWTDRIRRAARARTLADHTFDRRAAVLEDSWDTV, translated from the coding sequence GTGCGGGTCCTCCTGGTCAGTCCCCGCTTCCACGGCTACCACGCAGCGATCTCGAGCTCGCTGGCCGAGCGCGGGCACGTCGTCACCACCCACCTCTACGACGACCACGGCGGCATCGCGGGCCGCAGCTGGCACCAGCTGCGCCACCAGCTGCCCCACAAGCTCGGCGCCGGCCGCCTGCGCACCCTCGCCCGGGAGCAGACTGCGCGCGCAGTGGCCGCGGTCGGGCGGGCACGCCCGCAGGCGGTCGTCGTGGTCAAGGGCGACACCCTCGACGACGACTTCTGGGACGCCCTCGCCGGCCTCCCCCGCGCGACCTGGCTCTACGACGAGGTCCGCCGCACCCGCTGGACGCCGGAGCGGCTCGCCGCCGCCGGCCCCCTCCTGTCCTACTCCGCGCAGGACACCGACGACCTCGTCGCCCGCGGCCTGCCGGCGCGCCACCTGCCGCTCGCCTTCGACCACCGCCTGGTGCCGGAGCCGACGACGCTGCGCACGCCGCAGGTCACGTTCGTCGGCGCGCGCTACGCCTCCCGCGAGGCCGTGCTGACGCTGCTCCACGACCGCGACGTCCCGGTGCGCGCCTACGGCCGGGACTGGTCGGGCCACCCGGTCGACCGGTTGCGGACCTGGCGCATCGGCGCCCCGCCGGTGCCGTCCGAGCGCGACCTCGACCGCGCCCACGCCTACGACGTGATGGCCGCGTCCGCCGCGACCCTCAACCTGCACGGCGACCAGGACGGCTTCACCATGCGGACCTTCGAGGCGGCCGGGGTCGGCGGCGTCGAGCTGGTCGACCGCGACGACGTCGTCGACCTCTACGAGCCCGGCACCGAGGTGCTGACCTGGACCACCGGCGAGGAGCTCGTCGAGCTCTGCCGCCGCGTGCAGCGCGACCGCGACTGGACGGACCGGATCCGCCGCGCGGCCCGTGCCCGCACCCTGGCCGACCACACCTTCGACCGACGCGCCGCCGTCCTGGAGGACTCGTGGGACACGGTCTGA